Proteins encoded in a region of the Coregonus clupeaformis isolate EN_2021a chromosome 9, ASM2061545v1, whole genome shotgun sequence genome:
- the glra4b gene encoding glycine receptor, alpha 4b, with translation MKLPSRLGKAPSPSDFLDKLMGRTSGYDARIRPNFKGPPVNVTINLFINSFGSITETTMDYRLNVFLRQQWNDPRLAYKEYPDDSLDLDPSMLDSIWKPDLFFANEKGANFHEVTTDNKLLRIFQNGNVLYSIRLTLILSCPMDLMNFPMDIQTCSMQLESFGYTMNDLCFQWLDIGPVQVADDLMLPQFVLKEEKDLGYCTKHYNTGKFACIEVKFHLERQMGYYLIQMYIPSLLTVILSWVSFWINMDAAPARVGLGITTVLTMTTQSSGSRASLPKVSYVKAIDIWMAVCLLFVFAALLEYAAVNFVSRQHKEFFRLRKNIKEQQRQRTQGSGDSSKVKGNSVPGNNACQGTLSGPQQCSVCAREQELAEQSQAYFLHSYGVAEDAPPEMDAPIFQALPPGFPLYDIRRRFVDRAKRIDTISRAVFPLSFLCFNVFYWLTYKVLRNEAIRATL, from the exons ATGAAGCTACCTAGCAGGCTAGGGAAGGCCCCTTCCCCATCTGACTTTCTGGATAAACTCATGGGAAGGACATCTGGGTATGACGCCCGCATTAGACCCAACTTCAAAG GTCCTCCTGTGAATGTCACCATCAACCTGTTCATCAACAGCTTTGGGTCCATCACAGAAACCACTATG gaCTATCGGCTCAATGTGTTTCTACGGCAACAATGGAACGACCCACGACTAGCCTATAAGGAGTACCCTGATGACTCTCTGGACCTGGATCCTTCCATGTTGGACTCCATCTGGAAACCTGACCTTTTCTTTGCCAATGAAAAAGGGGCAAACTTTCACGAAGTCACCACAGACAACAAACTGCTGCGGATATTCCAAAATGGGAATGTCCTCTACAGTATCAG GTTAACGCTGATTCTGTCCTGCCCCATGGATCTGATGAACTTCCCTATGGACATTCAGACGTGCTCTATGCAGCTGGAAAGCT TTGGCTACACCATGAATGACCTGTGTTTCCAGTGGCTGGACATTGGCCCTGTGCAGGTGGCTGATGACCTGATGCTTCCTCAGTTTGTGTTGAAAGAGGAGAAAGACTTAGGCTACTGCACCAAGCACTACAACACAG GTAAATTTGCCTGCATcgaggtaaagttccacctggagaGACAGATGGGTTACTACCTGATCCAGATGTACATCCCCAGCCTTCTCACCGTCATCCTCTCCTGGGTCTCCTTCTGGATCAACATGGACGCCGCCCCAGCTAGAGTGGGCCTTGGTATCACCACAGTGCTCACCATGACAACACAAAGCTCTGGGTCCAGGGCATCCTTGCCTAAG GTGTCTTATGTGAAGGCCATTGATATCTGGATGGCTGTGTGTCTTCTTTTTGTGTTCGCTGCACTGCTGGAGTATGCAGCAGTAAACTTTGTCTCACGACAGCACAAAGAGTTCTTCAGACTGAGGAAAAATATCAAAGAACAACAGCGGCAGAGAACT CAGGGAAGTGGTGATAGCAGCAAAGTGAAAGGTAACAGCGTGCCAGGCAACAACGCCTGCCAGGGGACCTTGTCTGGCCCTCAGCAGTGCAGTGTCTGTGCCAGG GAGCAGGAGCTGGCAGAGCAGAGCCAGGCCTATTTTCTCCATAGTTATGGAGTAGCAGAAGATGCACCACCAGAGATGGATGCCCCAATCTTTCAGGCCTTACCTCCTGGGTTTCCACTGTATGACATCCGCAGGCGGTTTGTAGATCGGGCAAAAAGGATTGACACTATATCCAGGGCTGTGTTCCCGCTGAGTTTCCTCTGCTTCAATGTTTTCTATTGGCTTACCTACAAAGTGCTGCGGAATGAAGCCATCCGAGCTACTCTGTGA
- the rpl36a gene encoding 60S ribosomal protein L36a has protein sequence MVNVPKTRRTYCKKCKKHQTHKVTQYKKGKDSLYAQGKRRYDRKQSGYGGQTKPIFRKKAKTTKKIVLRLECVEPNCRQKRMVPIKRCKHFELGGDKKRKGQVIQF, from the exons ATG GTAAACGTACCGAAGACCCGCAGGACTTACTGCAAGAAATGTAAGAAACATCAAACTCACAAAGTTACCCAGTACAAGAAGGGCAAGGATTCTCTGTATGCACAGG GCAAAAGGAGATACGACAGAAAGCAATCTGGTTATGGTGGCCAGACCAAGCCTATTTTCAGGAAGAAG GCTAAAACTACAAAGAAGATTGTGTTGAGGCTGGAGTGTGTGGAGCCCAACTGTCGGCAAAAGAGAATGGTGCCCATCAAGCGATGCAAACACTTTGAACTGGGAGGAGACAAGAAGAGAAAG GGCCAGGTCATCCAGTTTTAA